One region of Armigeres subalbatus isolate Guangzhou_Male chromosome 3, GZ_Asu_2, whole genome shotgun sequence genomic DNA includes:
- the LOC134227398 gene encoding MD-2-related lipid-recognition protein-like — protein sequence MNKLQTIVLLVGVVAIAHAEVIPFENCKESVKCTVHEVRVDPCPEVAQNKPCVMLRGSNATIAFDYTPEFDAQVATAKAFWTAAIDLPFAGLDNEACKYTPCPVVAGQKQSYSYDLPILKSYPTRRYKVKWQLLNEANEMCCFLIDMEIKKGRKH from the exons ATGAACAAACTTCAAACGATTGTCTTACTAGTCGGTGTAGTGGCTATTGCCCATGCGGAAGTGATTCCGTTTGAAAACTGCAAAGAAAGTG TAAAATGTACGGTTCATGAAGTTCGTGTTGACCCCTGCCCGGAAGTTGCCCAGAATAAACCATGCGTGATGCTGAGAGGTTCGAATGCGACAATCGCGTTCGATTACACTCCGGAGTTCGACGCCCAGGTTGCCACGGCCAAAGCGTTCTGGACAGCGGCGATTGATCTTCCCTTCGCCGGGTTGGACAACGAAGCATGCAAATACACCCCGTGTCCTGTCGTAGCTGGGCAAAAACAGAGCTACTCGTACGATCTGCCCATTTTGAAGTCCTACCCAACG CGGCGATACAAAGTCAAGTGGCAGTTGCTCAATGAGGCCAACGAGATGTGCTGTTTTTTGATTGATATGGAGATCAAGAAGGGCCGCAAACATTAA